The genome window TGCGTCCTATTGCATGTACGAAGATTTGCCTGATCCGCGGGTAGCGATGAATATGCTGAATACGTTTTTGATATCGAAGAAGCCGCTGCGCTTCATCATCACCAACACGGGGGTGAATGTGCCGGTATATCTGATCTCGCACAATACGACCTTCCGGGGCGGCGAGAGCGGAGATATTTACTTCGACCTGACCCTGCGCACATGGCGGGATTCCAAGGTGGAGAAGGTGGGCTCTGCGGCATCAGGTAGCAAGTCAGGTTCTCGTACCGATTTGAAAAAGTCTAGCAAGACCTACACCGTCAAATCTGGTGATTCCCTGTCCAAAATAGCAAAGCTTGAGCTGGGCAGCAGTTCCAAATGGAACGAGATTTACAAGCTCAATAACAAGATCATCGGCAGTGATCCGAACCGGATCAAGCCGGGGCAAAAGCTGGTGATGCCATGACCTACAAGGTCATTGTCGACGACAAATATGACGTCACCAAGCTGGTGGAGACAATTACGCTGAAGGACTCGCTGGACCAGATTGCGTATCAGGCCAACATCCGACTGGCGGTGTCTGCATCTTCGGGTCTGCCTTCGATCTCACCGGGCATGGCGGTGCGGATTAGCGGGGTTCCTTTTGGCGAAAAATCCATGGTTCACTTGCTGCATCCTGCGGTCATCTGGGAGGTGGAAAGCTCGAACAGCGGCACCAAGCGGCTGTCTCTCACGGTGTACGACCGGATGATCTATCTGGAAAAATCAGAGGACGAGTTCCTGCTGCCGAAGGACCAGACTGCTACGCAGCGACTTAAAACCTACGCCAAAGAGTGGAAGATTCCATACGCTACACTGCCGGATACCAAGACCAAGCTGGGCAAAGCCGTGTATCGTTCACAGACGATCTTTTCGATGATGTTTGCCGATCTGAAAGAAACGGCGAAGTCCGGCGGGGAAATGTATCATCCACGGATGACACCCGGCGGGTTGCAGCTCTTCCAGGTGGGAAGTAATGCCAAGGTGTATGAGCTGGATCGGCTGATCGATCTGACCCAGATGCGTACGCTCGAAGGGGCGGTCACCAAGGTGAAAGTAATGGCAGCGTCGGAGTCACCGAGTGGCAAAGAAGTTCCTTCCAAAGTGCTTGCGATTGAGCAGGATCGTGTGGAAGAACTGGGCACATTACAAAAGCTGGTAGAGGACGATCAGGTGAAATCCACAACCGCCGCGAAAAAACTGGCGAAAAGTCATCTGACGGGTATTCAGGAGACCTTTACGATATCGGCACCGGATATCAATACGATTCGCGCCGGGGACGCAGTGTTGTTGAAAGGACTGAAGCTAATCGTCATGTCGGTCAGCCGTGATTTGTCTGCCGGGCCTGGAACGATGACGTTGGAACTGGGTACAGCTGAGATGGTGAAAAGGAGGTATTACCTTGAATAAAGATGATCCGTATGGGCATTTTGCCGACGTCATGCGGGGAGCGATGAGTACACATTCTCGTCAGGCCGTGAGCGGCATGGGCGCGGTATTGGGTACGATGACCTCATCCGGCGTGAAGTTGGATGATTTCAAGCACGAAGTGCAGGATTATCTCGTGGCCGAGTTGCCGGGCACGCTTGGACTGCCGGAGCGCGAGGCTGCTGGCGCGATCTCGGGTATATCTGACGTGGCAAACGGCGGAACGACGGGCACGGGACGGTTTCTTTTGCAAGAAGAGGAAGTGGAAGAAGCGGTGTGGTCTCTTGGTAAAGGATTGAAAGCGGGAGATCGCGTACTGGCGATGCGGGTGAATGGCGGTAACGACATTGTGGTGCTGTGTAAGGTGGTGAGTGCCAATGCCTAGTTTGTTCCCGGAAACGGATGTGGTCTGGGGAGATGAGGAGGATCTGTCGGGGGCGGCTTCGGAAGAGGTGCGCTTTGGGCGGAGCTGGCGATTCGATTACGATGCAGGGGATTTTGTGCTGACCCCAAGTGGCAAAGTGGCTGCGGCTGACGCACATGAAGCGTGGGTACAGTGGTGCATCAAGGCGGTCAAGACGCCACGGTACAGACATGTGATTTACTCTCGAAACTATGGTTCGGAGCTGGAGGATCTGGTGGGGCAGGGTGACAGTCGGGGTGTGATGGAAAGTGAGATTACCCGGATGGTCACGGAGACGCTGCTGGCTGATCCACGCACGGATTCGGTGGACCAGTTTACGTTCGATTGGAATCGGGAGCAGTGCATGTTCTCGTGCCGGGTGGCGAGTGTGCAGGAAGAGATGTTTATTCTGGAAAGTGAGGTGATCTGACGGGATGGCTGAGATTCCGCGTTATTTGGAGGACCAGACGGAGGAACAGATAATGCAGCGTATGCTGGATCGTCTGCCCGCGGATCTGGATAAGTCGGAGGGTTCGTTTCTGTGGGATGCGGAGGCTCCGGTTGCGTTTATGCTGTTTGAGGCGGCATTGTGGGCGCAGGAATTACTCCGGCGGGGGTTTGCAAGTACGGCTGCGAGCAGTGATCCGAATTTTCGTTCGGAAGAGCTGGATCTGCGGGCGGGAGAGCATGGCATTACGCGGCGGGCTGCGGTGGCGGCACAGGGTTCGGTGAGGTTCGTGGGTACGCCGGGGAAAGGGGTACCTGCGGGAACGGTCGTGGCTACGCTCGCGGATGAAGTATCTGCTGAAGCTTCGCTCGAATATGAGACGGTAGGACGTGTGGAACTGGATGCTGAGGGCTTCGGGGTGGTAGGCGTGCGAGCGCTTGTTGCCGGAAAAGAGAGCAATGTGCCTACGGGCACGGTAAATGTGCTGTCTACACCTGTAAGTGGCGTGACTTCAGTCACGAACGTTGAGGTGATCAAAGGCGGTGCGGATATTGAGACCGATACGGCACTGCTGGAACGCTTTTATGCCAAAGTCCGCAACCAAGGGACAAGCGGCAACAAGTCGCAATATGTGCAATGGGCCAGTGAAGTGCCAGGTGTTGGTGCAACGCGTGTTATTCCGTTATGGCAGGGGCCAGGCACGGTGGGATTGTATCTGCTGGACACGGACAAACGTGCTGCGGGTACCGATCTGGTGGCGGCCGTACAGAAGTACGTCGATCCAACGCAGGATGGACAAGGTGAAGGTGTTGCGCCCGCGGGGCCAGTGGTATCCGTAATGCCAGCCGAGGAAGTACCGATGAATATTCAGGTCAAGTTGACGTTGGCAAGTGATGCGACACTGACTGATGTACGGGCACTGATCGAACGCGGGGTGACCGCGTATCTGAAGCAGTTGGCTTTTGCCGATCCGCTCGTGCGTTACACTCGCATTGCCGCGATCCTGCTGGATATTCCGCCCATTATCGACTATTCAGAGCTTACCGTGAACGGTGTGAGCGACCAGAATATCGAGATGACCGCGAGTCAGGTGGCCGTGTTGGGGACGGTGGATGTGCATGAGTAGTGTTGGGCAGATGGTGGATGAGGAAGTAGTTAGGGAGTGCGGAGACCAAGGAAGATTGGGAGAAATACGCCGATCTGGGTTGGATCTGGTGAGCGAGACGCTCCATGAACATGAGGAAGGAAGGGAGGGGACAGGGCATGAGTGCTCCTTCTATTGTAGATGTTGGACTGACGAGTGAGAAAGGGCGGGAATTGTTCTCGTATTTGCCAAGGTACTATGAGACTTCTCGTGTAATGCAGGCCGATATGCAGGCCAAGGGCACCGAGATGGATCTGCTGTATCAGGCGCTGGATGAGACGTTGGAGCAGTTTTTTGTCCGTACGGCGACGTGGGGGCTGGACTTCTGGGAGCAGGAGCTTGGCATTGAGACCGATCGTCTCAAACCTGTGGAACAAAGGCGTGCTGTGGTGGAGTCGAAGCTGCGTGGTGCCGGGAAATTCTCCGGCAGGCTGGTTGCGAATGTGGCTGAGGCTTATGCCGGAGGCAAGGTGGATGTAACTTTTCAGCCGGAAGCGTGGAGTTTTACGGTGAGCTTTGTGGATACGATGGGCATCCCGCCCAATATCGATGATCTGAAACGGGCGATTGAAGAATTGAAACCGGCCCATATGGCCGTGGAATATAAATATCGTTATCTGGTCTGGGATGATCTGGACGACAAACAGATGACATGGGACGAACTCGATGCCGCGTCCTTGACGTGGAATGAACTGGAGGTGTGGGCGTAATGCCAAAAGAAACGGATAGACTGAAATTGCCTCTTCCCTTGGGGAACGAGAATGTGACCCGGGAGAGTATTAATGGAATTTTTGAGAAGATTGATGCAGGTGTGGCGACGCAAGTGGATTTGGATGCGCTTCGTGAAGCGGTAAGTCAGATGGATATTCCCGATGCTTCTTTGACGCAAAAAGGGAAGGTGCAGTTGTCAAGTAAGACGGACGGCACGTCCGAGACGGTGGCGGCAACGGAGAAGGCGGTTAGTGATGCGAGGGTTGACATAAATAATGCAATTAATTATCATGCTAACTCGATAATTAATAGTTCTGAGGCGCACGGCTTGCGAATCAAGGTGGGAAAGATGGAATATTATAATGGGGTAAAATGGACTTCGGTAACTCTAGGTCCAACTACAACTACTGAAAATCTAATATATTATGTTAATGCAAGTACTGGGAATGATGATAATACAGGCTTGTCTTCCGCACAGGCTTTCAAAACAATAGCTAAAGCTATTTCAATTTTACCTGAAATTATAAACCACACTGTTTATATAGTTGTCTATAAAGGAAACTATCCAGAACAGATTAGAGTATCTGGAAAGTCAGGTATAGGTAAAGTTTATTTAAATGCTTCTAAAGACGAAGTGACAATAGGTAGCTTCTATTTAAATAATTGCTCAGTCGAAGTCGAAATATACGGATTTGATGTAATCAACACTCAAGGTACTTCTTTTCAAATTGATCTATGTAAATATGTACGTTTGAGTAATTGTAAATTTGAACGGGCAACTAGTGATACTGGTACTGGTGTTTTCATACGCCGTGCTTCTAATGTAGTCCTTATTGAAAACAAAATTAGTAACAAATATTATGCACTATATGTGGATTTAATTAGCCATGTGTATGCTGAGAAAAACACAGGTAGTAATAACTATCTAGCTTTGTATGTCGTTGGTGGATCTGTCGTATCAAAATCAGATTCACAGCTACAAGGTTCGGAACTTACTTTTGGTGGTGGGGTAATTCGATGAAGTTTTTAAAGTCTATATCAGTTCAATAATGGGTTCAAATTGTGACAGAGAGGAAATACTTAATTACGTATAAGGAAGTAGAAAGCTTTTCTGAGGATTATTTATAAGTTAATTTTTGTATTGTAAATTTGATAGATTACATTATATTTAACTCTTATTTTTAACAGGGAAGTACTGTTTGGGATGAATAATTGGACACTTTGCTTGTTATGTTTGAGAGAAGAAGGATACTAGAAACTTAAAGATTGATTGAGGTGAAACCATGGAAAGATGGGATACCCTATGGAAATGGGGAATTGCACTCATGAGCAGCTCAGTAACCTACTTCTTCGGAGGCTGGTCAGGGGTGCTCGGCGTACTACTCGTTTTCGTCATCCTCGATTACCTAACGGGCATCGCAGCGGCGGGTATGAGTGGAAAGTTAGAGAGTAATGTTGGCATGTTCGGCATTGCACGAAAGGTATTTATATTTGCAATGGTATCGGTGGCTCATCTGGTGGACGGTGTTCTGGGAGACGGACATTTGTTCAGGGATGCGGTCGCCTTTTTTTATATCGCAAATGAGTTGTTGTCCATCATCGAAAACGGGGGTAAGTTGGGCGCTCCGATTCCGCCTGTGATTCGGCAAGCCATTGAAGTGCTCAAGGGAAAAGGGGGAACCGGGGGGATCTCGGGTAACTATACTCCTGATTCCAGAGAATCTTTTGTACAGTCAGATCATGAGGACGTTGATCAACAGATTAGAGATGAAACGAAGTAAAGGCTCAGCATTTATTTAAAATTGCCCTGTGGCAAGATATAGAGCACAACAGAGTCGAAAGTCTGCACCAGTAGCCTACAAGTAGTGAAAGAGACGGAATCGATTCTGAAGAAGCGGAGCGGTCGCCTTTGTCTCTAAATTTTAACCATTAGAAATAAAATCATAAAAATTTGGAGACAACAGCGATCATAAGAACGATCCGTATCTGGAACGGTCGCGTACCGCTTGATATTTTTTCCTAAGAGGATAGATACTATTTGAACATAGCTATTACCATCAACAAGGGACACGCACACAAGCAACCTCTAACTCAACAGCATTAACTATATACAAACGGCAATTTGCCGCATAAAGGGTGTGAGAAACATGCAAACGAGAAGTTCGGGCAACACACAGGGCATTGACGTCTCCCGGTACCAAGGCAATATTGATTGGGCCAAAGTGAAGGCAAGTGGCATGACATTTGTATTCATTAAGGCAACCGAGGGACAGACCTATACCGATCCAAATTATCAGAAAAATGTAACAGGTGCACTGGCGGCGGGTATGCTGGTGGGAACATACCATTTCTTCCGCGCGACCTCTACCGATGGTGCCAAAGCAGAAGCGGCGCATTATGCCAATACACTTAACAAAGTTGGAGGCGCCAAGGCGTTACAACTGCCACCCGTCATGGACTACGAGAACAACCCCGGCAACTTGAGCAAAGCGCAAATGAATACAGTTGCCAAAGCTTTTTTAACCGAACTACAACGTCTGACAGGTGTAAAACCGATCATATACACAGGCAATTCATTTGCCGGGAATTTTGACACATCACTCAGCTCATACGATCTGTGGATCGCGCGTTACAGCAACACCCGTGTACCGGATGACCAGCCGGCATGGAAGCGTTGGACGTTCTGGCAGTACACGGATTCGGGCAAGGTGAATGGCATCAGCGGCAACGTGGATATGAATGAATTCGAGGGAACGGCGGCACAACTCAGAGCAAGATACGCAGCAGTCACTCCGAAACCTCCGGAGCCAACCAATCCAACCAATCCAACGAATCCAACGAATCCAAGTAATCCGAATCCACCAACCGAACCACCGAAAGGGGGCGAACCGATGACAGCCGAAGAGAAAGCAGCGTTTGATGCGCTCAAATCCCAAGTCGACAAACTGCAGGCGCGTCAGCAAATGGAAGTTCCAGTATGGGCAAAAGCAGCTGTGGATGCAGCGCTGGCATATGACACCAAAAATCCATTGTTCAGCATCGATAATGGGGCGAGTTATGATTTTTACCGTTTCATTACCGTGATGCATCGCAGAGGTTTGTTTAAAAAGTGAGCTGATTCTTAGCAAATTAAAATGTTGATTTTATATAAATGTGGATTGAGTGGAGAAGGAACACGAGACGCTTTTTGTCGAACTGTGTTCCTTTTTTGTGCTTTGTGTAAGTAATATTAACGCATATAATAAAGTTGAAGACTTATGTCTGTAAATCTCTTGTCTAATTGATTAATGTGATGTAAAGTAAGTTACACGAAATTGTTTTTCACCACAGTTTATTTACACAATCCTCCTCATCATGACAAAACCATAACATAAGAAGTTATTGTAATGTCTCCCTGTTGTACAATCCAACATCTCAAGATGACTCGTTCATACGTTATACACATCCAATCTGCAAGAGAAAACCACCGTTTAAACAACTTAGCCTATGTTGAGTTTCTTTCATCCGTATTGCTAACGAACGATAACGACACCTAATCTGGTATCCACACTTCATGCTCAACACGACACGCTCAAGGAACAGACTTTATTGCGTAGCTAGCAGCGTAGTATTTATATGCCCATCTGTATTTTCAATAAACTGACTTGAACATGCTCTTCCCGGTCTGTAACCGTTTGCTGTTGCTTATTGACCTAAGTTCAAATAAAACGCAACAATTTCATTTCATTTTATTGCATAGAGTCATCTCACAAGGCACTTTGTTTTGTTGTACGTCTTCTTTCACTATAAAAGTAATCGTCCATATCCGTAATCCATGCGCAGGATGATCTGGCGTTTACTTATATCCATTGTTCACCTGTCTCCCATACTTTTTTTAAGTTTCATATACATGCCTTACTTCTCCCGGAACTTTAATTCAGGTATCACAGGCACCTAAAGCCTTTCATTGATACAAGCAAGCACCGAACCAATGGCTATCATTGAAGTTTTTTCATGCCAGCATCACACACATTATGAGACAGGGAAGGGTGTTGTACGTATGCGAATGAGAAAGAAATGGATGTCCGGTTTTTTGACTCTGGCTTTGAGTACCGTCTTGGTGTTGTCAGGCTGTTCGAGCAATGAGGGGGCTGGGAATTCACCTGCTCCGGCGGAAGGCAGCGAGCCGCCAGCCGAAGTGACAGAAGCGCAAGATACGATGATTATGGGGCGTGGTGGGGATTCCGTTGCACTCGATCCGGCGATTGTGACCGATGGAGAGTCGCTGAAGATTGGACATCAGGTGTTTGATTCATTGTTGGATTACAAGGAAGGCGGAACAGAAGTCGTTCCTGGACTGGCAGAGAGCTGGGAGATTTCGGCGGATGGACTCAAGTATGTGTTTAAGCTCAAGTCCGGTGTGAAATTCCATGATGGTACGGACTTCAACGCTGAGTCTGTTGTGTTCAACTTCAACCGCTGGGGCGATCCGGCGAGTGAATATAAATTCGAAGGGGATTCCTTCGATTATTATGATTCCATGTTTGGTCCAGAGGACGGACGTGTGATCAAGGAAGTGAAGGCGACGGACGAGACTACGGTGGAGTTCACATTGAACCAGCCACAAGCGCCTTTCCTGCAAAATATTGCGATGACGCCATTTGGCATTGCCAGCCCAAAAGCGATTCAGGAGAAAAAAGAAAACTTCAAGAGCGAGCCTGTGGGCACCGGCCCATTTGTATTCAAAGAGTGGAAGCGTAACGACTCCATCACCTTGGAGAAAAACGCGGATTACTGGAAAGAAGGACTGCCGAAGTTGAACAAAGTTATCGTGCGTTCGATTCCGGATAACACGGCTCGCTTCAATGCCCTGCAAAACGGCGAGATCGATGTCATGGAAGACTTGAACCCGGACGATCTGTCCATCCTTGAAGGCAACAGTGAGTTGCAGAAGATCGAGCGTCCACCGTTCAACGTGGCGTATATAGGCTTTAACTTCAAGAAGAAACCATTTGATAATGTCAAAGTCAGACAAGCCCTCAACCATGCGGTGAACAAGCAGGCCATTATTGATGCATTCTTTGCTGGACAAGCTGAGCCTGCTGTCAATCCGATGCCGCCAACGCTATGGGGGTACAACGATACCATTGAGGATTACCCATATGATCTGGAAAAAGCAAAAGCTCTACTCGCTGAAGCTGGCTACCCTGACGGTTTGCCTGATCCGGTAACCTTCTATGCCATGCCGGTATCTCGCCCGTATATGCCTGATGGCAAGAAAGTAGCGGAAGCGATCCAGGCTGATTTTGAGAAAATCGGCGTGACAACCAACATTGAATCCCCAGAATGGGCGACGTATTTGGATGATGCCAAAGCCGGGGAGAAAGACGATATCTACATGCTCGGTTGGACGGGGGATAACGGGGACCCGGATAACTTCCTGTACACGTTACTGGACAAAGACGCCATTCCGGGCAACAACCGTAGCTTCTATGTCAACGAAGAGTTGCATGTGTTGCTGACCGATGCGCAGAAAGAAACAGATCAGGAGAAACGTGCGGAGCTTTACAAACAAGCGCAGGTGATTATCAAGGAAGACGCACCGTGGATTCCACTCGTGCACACCACGCCAATTCTGGCGGGTAAATCGAACCTGAAAGGTTTTGTACCATCTCCGCTGGGCAGTGAATCCTATGCTGGTGCCTACTTCGAATAATACAGACGTAAACTGAGCTTATCCATTTCAGGATAACGTAGTGTACAGAATCACTCTGAAGATGGCGCTGGACTCAGAGTAATGAAGTGTAACTTCTTTCTATCAAAGCGCTGGTGAGACGCAATGCTTGGCAGAACCCACATCCGGACGTAACTATCCAAAGCATGCGTATCTGCCAGCGCTTTTTATTTTGCATGATATGTCGAAGGCAGGTGAACAGGATTGAACAGCTATATTGTCAAACGTGTGCTTGTGTTGCTGCCCGTGCTGCTGGGCATGACCCTGATTGTCTTTTCCATCATCCATGCCATTCCGGGTGATCCGGCCGAGACCATACTTGGGCAAAAGGCAACCGAACAATCCAAGCAGGCCCTCCGTGACCAGCTCGGTCTGGATAAACCCTGGTTCCAGCAATATTTCGCCTACTTGGGCGATTTGATCAAAGGCGACCTCGGAACATCCATCCGCACCAAGGTGCCTATTGCCCAGGAAATTGTGCCTTATCTGACAGCAACCCTTGAATTAACGATGGCAAGTATGTTGTTTGCTGTCATTATCGGGGTGAATGCCGGGATTATCAGTGCATGGAAGCACAACTCCTGGTTTGATTATTGTTGTATGGTCATTGCTTTAGTGGGTGTATCCATGCCGATCTTCTGGCTCGGTTTGATGGAACAATGGCTGTTTGCAAACAAATTGCAGTGGCTGCCATCCATTGGGCGCATGAATGCACGTGATCCGGTGGAAGCCATTACGGGCTTGTATGTGCTGGACACGATGATCGCTGGACAATGGAATCAGTTGTGGACCGTAACGAAACATTTGTTGCTTCCGAGTATAGCGCTGGGCACCATTCCAATGGCCGTTATTGCCCGGATGACCCGTTCCAGCATGCTGGAAGTGATGAGTTCCGATTACATTCGTACAGCAAAAGCCAAGGGACTGGGGCCGTTTTTTGTTGTATATGGACATGCCCTTAAAAATGCGTTTATTCCCGTGCTTACGGTTATCGGCATCCAGACCGGATCGTTGCTCGGGGGTGCGGTGTTGACCGAAACGATCTTTGCTTGGCCGGGCGTGGGACGTTATATATATGAAGCGATTAGTTCGCGGGACTATCCGGTGATCCAGAGTGGCATTCTGATCGTGGCATTCTTTTTCGTGGTGATCAATCTGATTGTGGACTTACTCTACGCCGTGTTCGATCCTCGGATTAGTTATAAATAGAGAATTCATTAATCATTCATATCCAAGAAAGGAGACGCCGCATGGCCAAATTATCGACCAATACCGGACCATCCATTGAAGCTGCATCGGCGAGCACAGCCGGTCCATGGCGGGAAGCGTGGAGAACGTTTCGGAAGAATCGGCTTGCGCTTGCGGGCTTGATTATTATCGTGTTTTTTATTCTGTTGGCTTTCCTCGCGCCATATATTGCCCCCTACGATTACAAGGAACAGGTGCTGGTGGATCGGCTTCAGGCCCCTTCGGCAGAGCATTGGTTTGGTACCGATGATCTGGGGCGTGACGTGTTTTCCAGAGTGCTGCATGGAGCGCGTATTTCCTTGTGGGTAGGCTTCTTCTCCGTCATTGGTTCCATTATTGCGGGCACGTTGCTTGGTCTGATTGCCGGATTTTATGGAAAATGGGCGGACATGCTCATCTCGCGTCTATTTGATATCTTGCTTGCCTTTCCGGGGATATTGCTCGCCATCGCCATTGTGGCGATATTGGGCCCATCGTTGCAAAATGCGCTGCTCGCCATCGCTATCGTGAACATCCCGACCTACGGAAGGTTGGTGCGTTCACGGGTACTCAGCTTGAGACAGGAGGAATTCATTACGTCGGCGCGGACACTCGGAGCAGGCAACGGGCGAATCTTGTTTCGCCATATCTTGCCCAATAGCCTTACTCCACTGATTGTGCAGGGTACGCTCGGGATTGGAACGGCGATTATCGAAGCTGCTGCACTCGGATTTCTGGGCATGGGTGCGCAACCACCTGACCCGGAATGGGGTAAAATGCTATCAGACTCCCGTCAGTTTATACAAAAAGCACCGTGGACACTCATCTTCCCCGGCGTTTCCATCATGTTGACCGTGCTCGGCTTCAACCTCATGGGCGATGGACTGCGCGATACCCTTGATCCGAAAATGGCAAAAAAGTAGAATTTTCAAACTCAAACTCAAACTCAAACTCAAACTCAAACTCAAACTCAAACTCAAACTCAAACTCAAACTTGAACTCAAACCGTAACCGTAACCGTAACCGTAACCGTAACCGTAACCGTAACCGTAACTTATAACCTTATTCTGCATTCTAACTTTTTCTGTAACGCTTTTATGCGGCACTGCTAACTATAAAACTAAGCGTATGTGCTACTTTTTAACGCGTCCCTATTTGTACCTGTAATGCTAACTTCTGCATCATCTCTAACGAACCTGGGAAGCCTTATTTTACGATTTTTAGCTGATTTCCTAATCTAACGAACTTCACACACCCTAATATGTGAAAAACTTTCGAATGTGCTCCATAGATTGGATTAAATTGAGCAATAGCGTGTCTAGGGTTCGTTAGATTACAAATTCATCCCAAAAAGGCCATTTAACGCCTCTGAGGTTCGTTAGCGCGTAACTGCCATACTTCTCAAGACATTTAAGCAATCACAGGACCAAGTTACCAATATACCAACGAACATATCAACACATATATCAATACAAAAATAGCAATAGGGACCTATCAATACGAACACATCGATACGGCAGTCTCAACACTGCAAACCCGAGGATATTCCGAGGCGCA of Paenibacillus sp. FSL R5-0517 contains these proteins:
- the nikC gene encoding nickel transporter permease, whose product is MAKLSTNTGPSIEAASASTAGPWREAWRTFRKNRLALAGLIIIVFFILLAFLAPYIAPYDYKEQVLVDRLQAPSAEHWFGTDDLGRDVFSRVLHGARISLWVGFFSVIGSIIAGTLLGLIAGFYGKWADMLISRLFDILLAFPGILLAIAIVAILGPSLQNALLAIAIVNIPTYGRLVRSRVLSLRQEEFITSARTLGAGNGRILFRHILPNSLTPLIVQGTLGIGTAIIEAAALGFLGMGAQPPDPEWGKMLSDSRQFIQKAPWTLIFPGVSIMLTVLGFNLMGDGLRDTLDPKMAKK
- a CDS encoding ABC transporter permease, which produces MNSYIVKRVLVLLPVLLGMTLIVFSIIHAIPGDPAETILGQKATEQSKQALRDQLGLDKPWFQQYFAYLGDLIKGDLGTSIRTKVPIAQEIVPYLTATLELTMASMLFAVIIGVNAGIISAWKHNSWFDYCCMVIALVGVSMPIFWLGLMEQWLFANKLQWLPSIGRMNARDPVEAITGLYVLDTMIAGQWNQLWTVTKHLLLPSIALGTIPMAVIARMTRSSMLEVMSSDYIRTAKAKGLGPFFVVYGHALKNAFIPVLTVIGIQTGSLLGGAVLTETIFAWPGVGRYIYEAISSRDYPVIQSGILIVAFFFVVINLIVDLLYAVFDPRISYK